The Streptomyces sp. cg36 genomic interval TCGAAGACCGTACCCATCCGGCGCACCAGCGGCTCGGTCTCGTGGCGGTAGCCGGTGTTGTACTGGGCCTGTCCGCAGCACGTCTGGGCGGGCGGGAAGTCGACCTCCACGCCGAGGCGTTCGAGGAGTCTCACCGTCGCGATGCCCGTGGCCGGGTACAGCGCGTCGTTGACGCAGGTGACGAAGAGGGCGACACGCATGATCGGAGGATAGGCGGTGGTCCGCGGCCCGGCGACCCCGCGTCGGGCGCCCGGCGCGCCCGGGGCTCACCACACCAGGTGCAGCTCCTCGGGCGAGCGGTGGATCATCGTGGGCCGCATGGTGAGGGGCGGTCCGTCCTCGGGCAGCCGCAGGCCCGGCAGTCGGCGGGTGAGCAGGTCCACGGTCAGGCGCAGCTGTTCGCGGGCCAGCTGGGAGCCGGGGCAGCCGTGGGTGCCGTGGCCGAAGGAGAGGTGGCGGGAGGGCTTGCGGGTGATGTCGAAGACGTCGGGGCGGTCGTGGCGGCGGGCGTCCCGGTTGGCCGCGCCGAACGCCACGAACACCGAGGCGCCGGTGGGCAGTTCGGTGCCGGAGAGCAGGACCGGTCGGGTGGTGATGCGGCGGAAGCCCTGGAGCGCCGTGTCGTAGCGCAGTGCCTCCTCGATCGCGGCGGGGATCAGCTCGGGCTTCTCGCAGAGCAGCTCCCACTGGGGGCGGTGGCGCAGCAGGTGCAGGACCGTGGTGCCGATCTGGGCGGTGGTCGTCAGATGGCCGGCGAGGAGGAAGTTCTGGAGGTGGGAGACGAGTTCGTGGCGCTCCTCCAGGGTGAGTTCCCCGGTGCCGGGCGCGAGCGCGGTGAGCAGCGCGGTGCACAGGTCGTCGCGCGGCCGGGCCCGTCTGGCCCGCAGATAGGTGTCCAGCAGGTGCTGCATGGTCACCACGTCGCGGGCGGCGGCGATCTGCTCGGTCTCCTCCAGCGGGCGGAACAGCAGCTCCTCGGCCCGGTTGCCGCCGTGCACGGCGACGGGCACGTCCACCGGGTCCAGGCCGATCAGCCGGCCGATGACCTCGCCGGGCAGCCGGGTCGCGAACTCCCCCATGAGCTCGACGCGCCCGCGCGCCGCGAACGCGTCGACCAGTTCGGCCGCGCGCTCGGCCGCGTACGGCAGGACGGCGGCCACCCGGGCCGGGGAGAGGCCGTGGACGAGGGGCGCGCGCAGCCGGTGGTGGTGGGGGCCGTCCGAGGTGACGACGACCGGGCGCCCGCCGAAGCCGGTGCCGAGTTCGGCCATGACCGCCGGGCCCGGGATCACGTCCGGCCGCAGGGTGTTGGCGGAGGAGAACGCCTCGGGGCGGCGCAGCACTTCCCGTACGTCGGCGTCGCGGGCGACCAGCCAGGCGTCCAGTTCGGGGACGAAGGTCAGCCCTTCGGCGCGACGGGCGCGCGCGTAGTGCGGATAGGGGTCGCGCTGGAGCGCGTCGAGCCGTGCGTGCCCATGCCTGTCCACACGCTCATCGTGTACGAAGCGCCGCCGGGGCGGAAGAGCACCGGTAGGGCCGGAAGTGCCCCGTGTGGGCGGATCGCGGGCGCGGGGACCGTTTTCGGCGCCCGTGAACGGCCGCCGGGCCCGGGGAAGGGGACCCGGCGGCCGTGCCCGGCGCGTCAGCCGTCCGCGGCCAGCACCCCGATGA includes:
- a CDS encoding cytochrome P450 encodes the protein MDRHGHARLDALQRDPYPHYARARRAEGLTFVPELDAWLVARDADVREVLRRPEAFSSANTLRPDVIPGPAVMAELGTGFGGRPVVVTSDGPHHHRLRAPLVHGLSPARVAAVLPYAAERAAELVDAFAARGRVELMGEFATRLPGEVIGRLIGLDPVDVPVAVHGGNRAEELLFRPLEETEQIAAARDVVTMQHLLDTYLRARRARPRDDLCTALLTALAPGTGELTLEERHELVSHLQNFLLAGHLTTTAQIGTTVLHLLRHRPQWELLCEKPELIPAAIEEALRYDTALQGFRRITTRPVLLSGTELPTGASVFVAFGAANRDARRHDRPDVFDITRKPSRHLSFGHGTHGCPGSQLAREQLRLTVDLLTRRLPGLRLPEDGPPLTMRPTMIHRSPEELHLVW